AACAACCCTCCTGGAGCTTCCATTGCTCAGGTCAGCGCCTTCGACCCGGATTTGGGATCCAATGGCTTCATCTCCTACTCCATCATAGCCAGCGACCTAGAGCCTAAATCACTGTGGTCCTACGTGTCCGTGAACCAGGATAGTGGCGTGGTGTTCGCGCAGCGTGCCTTCGACCACGAGCAACTGCGCTCCTTCCAGCTGACACTGCAGGCGCGCGATCAAGGATCGCCCGCGCTCAGTGCCAACGTGAGCATTCGCGTGCTGGTGGGTGACCGCAACGACAACGCGCCACGCGTGCTGTATCCCACGCTCGAGCCCGACGGCTCTGCGCTCTTCGACACGGTGCCGCGTGCTGCCGAGCCCGGATACCTGGTCACTAAGGTGGTGGCGGTGGACGCAGACTCGGGACACAATGCCTGGCTGTCTTACCACGTGCTGCAGGCCAGCGATCCCGGGCTCTTCAGCCTGGGACTGCGCACAGGCGAGGTGCGCACAGCGCGTGCCCTGGGAGATAGGGACTCAGCGCGGCAGCGCCTTCTGGTCGCTGTGCGTGATGGTGGACAGCCACCGCTCTCGGCTACAGCCACGCTGCACCTCATCTTCGCTGACAGCCTGCAGGAGGTCCTGCCAGACTTCAGAGATGAACCTTTGCTGTCTGACTCCCAGAGTGAGCTTCAGTTTTACCTGGTGGCGGCCTTGGCCTTGGTCTCAGTGCTCTTTCTTTTCGTTGTGATCCTGGCCATTGTCCTTCGCCTTCGACAGTCCCATGGTCCTGCTGTCTCAGACTGTTTTCAGTCGGGCCTCTGCTGTAAGATGAGACCAGAGGTTTCTCTCAACTACAGTGAGGGGACTCTTCCTTATTCCTACAATCTCTATGTCGCCTCCAATTGTCAAAAGACGTCTCAATTTCTTACCTTGACGCCAGAAATGGTCCCTCCGCGAGACCTTTGTACAGCAGCTTCTGTAGCAGTGAGTGTCACTGAGGAGAATGACAAGATAGTCTCAGATTCTATTGCTTCTAATCACGTGAGTTTCAATTCGCCTTTTATTCACAAGTTGTTTCGTTTTCGAAatcttttggaaatattttattttatatttgtctgtctgttggttggtttacttattttttataatatacttagaggcagggtttctcaacaTAGCACTacttgtcctggaactaactgtaGACTGGGTTGACTGTGAATtcttagagatcctcctgcctctgcctctaccacgACCGATATTCTTTACAAAGAATATCTTAGGGCACATTATACCAACAGTCTCAGTTCTTTCCTGTCTTTGCTCTATATGCCAGTAACTACTGCGCCATTAGGCTTCAAggactttgaaatattttatctatgtACACCCAAGCACAGAACTTAGAAGTATTATGATGTACTGCCACTCaagcaatttaattttttttaattctctcagATTCacttaggcttggcagcaagcacctttgctggctgagtcatctctcagtgGTCCTACTCAAATACTTTAGTTGAGCTATACTTTTGTCTTTCTGTGGTAGTTTCTTGGGAGATCAATATCTTGATCTTTAAACTGAGAAATGATATATACAAAAAGTTTTCAAACTATATGATAATAATTTGGTAGTAATATTCAGATATAGCTGGGGTTCTTTTAATCTCACTTTTATGTCTTACAAGCAAGTTTTCTTCGAATCTTATTTTATGGCTATCAGAGACTGAAGGGTAGCTCAATTAGAGTTTATACTTAAGCATGGCTGATAGCTAGAGTCCACTGTCCAGCAGCCATCACTAAAACGTGCTTGCTTTCAAAGACAGTTTCTAGCCACATTAAATATGTACAGGCAGTCGTCCCCCAGAATCTTTTCTACATTTTGATGTGCTTCTAAATGTATGGCCAGGAGTTCTCAGTTTTCAAAATTACCCAGGAGAAGGAAAGTTTACAGTACTCCTCAGGTTACTAATTTTCCTTTACTAAGTCTTTCTCAACACCAAATGTCCCTTTTGCAATACAATAGATCTGTATAACTGTACAGTAGAATCTCCAGTTCCAGTTAATGCAAGTTGGAATCTTTCCACTTACTCTAAAGGTCTCCATAATCTTCATTGGTTGATTAGATTCACATATGAATCTAATAATATGCATTATAACAGTTCTCATGTTTGGTTTCCATATGATagtgaaattttgtttctttcagtaATAAATTCCAACTTGTTACAATAGTTCTTCCCTTTAGGAATTTTCAAGAAATCTATTGAAATTTTTGTCTTACTggaaaatataggaaaacacaaacagctacTGAAAATAATTCAAGGAAGTGAATTTGTGTGCGGGGTGAGGGGGGGTGTTACGGAATGCTCACTGAACTGCCCAGTACTGTTGagttttctgtttccatctccATTTGAAGAACAGTAGGTGGAGCTATTTAAGGTTCACAGACCAAAAATCCTCTCCCGGAGTTCACGACTGTGCAGTAATTGGTTCGGACTCTGAGCGCCGCTGTTCACCACGGGGAAGGAAAAGCAGGGAAGCCCTGTTTGCTTTGCATGCGTCTAAAGCACAATGCGGACAGACTGAGACAAAATCCCTCTAGGAGCAAACTGGCCTGGAGGAACTCGTCCCACCTCCTAACTGTCGTGCTCCAAGGCTTCAAAAGCGGATTCTGGTTCAGGTGATCAGAGGCAGAATTGGAAATAATCCTCAGTTGGTGATGATCCCCATGCAATGGCGGGAGGACTACAAAGGGCTGGTCTTCCTGGGAGTCCTCCTCGGGATGCTGTGGAAAGCTGGATCCACCCAGATACGCTATTCGGTTCccgaggagctggagaaaggatcTAGGGTGGGCAACATCTCCAAGGATCTGGGGCTGGAGCCCCGCGAGCTGGCGGAGCGAGGGGTCCGCATCGTCTCCAGAGGTAGGGCTCAACTTTTCGCTCTAAACCCTCGAAGCGGCAGCCTGGTCACCGCGGGCAGGATAGACCGGGAGGAGCTGTGTATGGGGTCCATCAAGTGTCAGTTAAATCTAGAGATTCTGATGGAAGATATAGGGAAAATTTACGGAGTAGAAATAGAAGTGAGGGACATTAACGATAACGCTCCCTACTTCCGTGAAAgtgaattagaaataaaaacgAGCGAAAACGCCGCCGCTGGGATGCGGTTCCCTCTTCCCCATGCTTGGGATCCAGATATAGGGAAGAACTCTCTTCAGAGCTACCAGCTCAGCCCGAATGCTCACTTCTCGCTGGAGGTGCAGAACGGAGCTGATGGTAACAAGTACCCAGAATTAGTGCTGGAGAGCTCGCTGGACCGGGAGGAAAAGGCCTCTCATCTCCTAGTCCTCACCGCTTCCGACGCGGGAGACCCAGTTCGCACTGGCACAGCGCGCATCCGCGTGATGGTTGTGGATGCCAACGACAACGCACCTGCGTTTGCTCGGTCCGAGTACCGCGTGAGCGTGCGGGAGAACGTGGCTGTGGGCACTCAGCTGCTGCTGGTCAACGCCACCGACCCGGACGAAGGCGCCAATGCGGAAGTGATCTATTCCTTCCGGTACGTGGACGACAAGGCAGCGAAAGTTTTCAAGCTAGACAGTAACTTGGGGACAATATCGACAATAGGGGAGCTGAATCATGAAGAATCGGGGTTCTACGAGATGGAGGTGCAAGCTACAGATAACGCGGGATATTCTGCACGGGCCAAGGTCCTGGTCACAGTTCTGGACGTGAACGACAATGCCCCTGAAGTAGCCATCACGTCCCTCACCAACTCTGTCCCAGAAAACTCTCCCCAAGGGACATTAATAGCACTTTTAAACGTAAATGACCAAGATTCTGGGGAAAATGGACAGGTAATCTGTTCCATCCAAGAGAATCTGCCCTTTAAGTTAGAAAAATCTTACGGAAACTATTATAGATTAGTCACAGATGCAGTCCTAGACCGAGAAGAGGTTCCTAGTTACAACATCACAGTGACCGCCACTGACAGGGGAAGTCCGCCCCTGACAACCGAAACTCACCTCGCGCTGGACATAGCAGACACAAACGATAACCCGCCCGTTTTCCTTCAGGCCTCATACTGGGCCTACATCCCAGAGAATAACCCTAGAGGGGCCTCTATCGCATCCGTGACCGCCCACGACCCCGACAGTGACAAAAATGCCCAAGTCACTTACTCCCTAGCTGAGGACACCCACCAGGGCGTGCCCCTTTCCTCTTACGTTTCCATCAACTCGGACACTGGTGTCCTGTACGCACTGCACTCCTTTGACTACGAGCAGTTCCCAGACCTACAGCTGCAAGTGATGGCGCGTGACAGCGGGGACCCGCCACTCAGCAGCAACGTGTCACTGAGCTTGTTCGTGCTGGATCAGAATGACAACGCCCCCGAAATCTTGTACCCCACTCTCCCTACCGACGGTTCTACTGGAGTGGAGCTAGCACCCCGCTCAGCAGAGCCTGGCTATCTGGTGACGAAGGTGGTGGCAGTGGACAGAGACTCAGGACAGAACGCCTGGCTGTCCTACCGTCTGCTAAAGGCCAGCGAGCCAGGGCTCTTCTCCGTGGGGCTGCACACGGGCGAAGTAAGCACGGCTCGGGCCCTGATGGACAGAGATGCTCTCAAGCAGAACCTCGTAGTGTCTGTGCAGGACCACGGCCAGCCTCCTCTCTCCGCCACTGTCACGCTCACTGTGGCGATCGCCGACAGCATCCCCGACGTCCTGGCGGATCTAGACAATCTAGAATCTCCTTCCAGCTCGGAAACCTCAGGGCTCACTCTCTATCTGGTGGTGGCCGTAGCGGCTGTCTCCACCGTCTTCCTGGTCTTTGTTCTGGTGCTGCTGGCGCTCAGGCTGCGGCGCTGGCACTCACTGCGCCTGCTCCGGGCTGGGGGACCCGGATTGGCTGACGTTGCAGCCTCTCACTTTGTGGGCGTAGACGGAGTGCAAGCTTTCTTGCAGACTTATTCGCACGAGGTCTCGCTCACTGCGGGCTCCCGAAAGAGTCACTTGATTTTCCCGCAGCCCAACTATGCAGACACGCTCATCAGCCAGGAGAGCTGCGAGAAAACCGAGCCTCTTTTACCATCGGGTGATTCGGTTTTTTCTAAAGACAATCATGCATTAAATCAGGTGAGTCTATTCTGAGCTTGGAGCAAACTATCATCCTAGCATGGATGAGTCACGGGTATTTGGAACTGATAACGCAGTTGTGAACACATCTGTATATTCACGGCAGACACAAACAACAACTTAGTCACCTTGTTTGGTTTTAAAGATACATACTCCTGTTGTTATATGCAACTATTACATAATGTAGAAACAATTTCTACTTTACGTTACTCTGTACCCTATAATTCGGTAGCTTAGTTCGTCAAGGATAATGCTTGTTtaacttttaattcttttaggCCATGAAGCATCTTTGTATCGGTTATGATTACCTCGTGCCATTTTATCTGTTAAGAATACTGGAGTTGTGGGTGTAACTTGGAGCTCagggtagagcgcttgcctagcacaTATGGAAAAGAGATCCTGGATTCAACCCCCAGTGGAGCCTTAGGGAACCCAAATTCCACTAGAGGGAAGAAACAGAATTTAATGGAAAGTGCAGTTGCTATTGGTTTTTAACCCATGCCCTTTCTGGGCGTTGAACCAAGATCTGTGcatgctgagctacatccccagacccAATCCCCATCCCTCAACGGGATGAGGGACCTTGCTactctctatcactctctgcccaTTCCTTTGAGGCGAGGTTTTTCCCGACCCCAGGAGGTCCGCAAGCCTCAGGAGTGCTCCTGTCCCTgatctgtgtgggtgtggggggtgtcGGTGTGGAGCGGGGGTTACAGTTCCTTGTGGGACCCCCTGGCCAGTTTCAAGGCAGCTGAGATCCAAGCTCCCAGTGTTTATGATTCCCAGCAGGTGGTATGAACTCCGATGCATCTCTTCAGCTCTGCGCTTAGACTTTCTTAGTGTAAGAAATGTTGTCATGTTTTAAAACTGTTTGACTTCTACGTatgatgaattttatttcttacacACTTGAAAATTTTCCCAGATCTATAATCTGTGTTGCAATGAGGAAGGACTATAATAGAATTTTATCAGCTACACATTTCAGTAGTACAATACGTATATAAGAATAAAGCCAAACATTTCTTCTACCCATTTTAACCTGCACcaatgatatataaaatatccagatTCTTAGCACAAGAATGAGTAATTTGCCGTTTACATAGTGCAGAATTCCTTGaggaaatatctttaaaattcaaatgttttgaaaatgtattttgttttgaagaaacttTTCAGTAGTATATTTTCCCTTCacaacaattttctttttacaaacatttttttttctgaaaagtacAGGTCCTAATTATTTGTTTAGAACTTGctttttctatgtatgtgttgtctatatatttaaaaaccataATAATTAGAATCCAAATTTATAAAAGAGATTAGTGTTACTTAGAGAATGAAAAGTAATCaagggtgtggtggcgcacgcctttaatcccagcactcagtagtaggcagaggcaggcggatttctgagttcgaggccagcctggtctacaaaatgagttccaggacagccatggctatacagagaaaccctgtctcgaaaaacaaaacaaaacaaaacaaaacaaaacaaaacaaaacaagtaatcaaaacaactaaacaaaatgaccccaaaataaaacaagattcaAATGTCACCTAATGCATCTTGACACCCAAGagcagaaaagaaggagaaggagaagaagaaaagaagaaagagaaggaaaaaagaaggagaaaaaagaaatattttcgcCAGGGCTGGTAGTAGAGACCTATAATCCTGATCCCAGGAACCCAGGAGGCTCAGGCAGGCTgatagcaagttcaaagtcaatcttagtgaaaccccatctcaaaacaaaaggtcCAGAGAGG
This DNA window, taken from Mus caroli chromosome 18, CAROLI_EIJ_v1.1, whole genome shotgun sequence, encodes the following:
- the LOC110284891 gene encoding protocadherin gamma-A12 isoform X6; the protein is MIPMQWREDYKGLVFLGVLLGMLWKAGSTQIRYSVPEELEKGSRVGNISKDLGLEPRELAERGVRIVSRGRAQLFALNPRSGSLVTAGRIDREELCMGSIKCQLNLEILMEDIGKIYGVEIEVRDINDNAPYFRESELEIKTSENAAAGMRFPLPHAWDPDIGKNSLQSYQLSPNAHFSLEVQNGADGNKYPELVLESSLDREEKASHLLVLTASDAGDPVRTGTARIRVMVVDANDNAPAFARSEYRVSVRENVAVGTQLLLVNATDPDEGANAEVIYSFRYVDDKAAKVFKLDSNLGTISTIGELNHEESGFYEMEVQATDNAGYSARAKVLVTVLDVNDNAPEVAITSLTNSVPENSPQGTLIALLNVNDQDSGENGQVICSIQENLPFKLEKSYGNYYRLVTDAVLDREEVPSYNITVTATDRGSPPLTTETHLALDIADTNDNPPVFLQASYWAYIPENNPRGASIASVTAHDPDSDKNAQVTYSLAEDTHQGVPLSSYVSINSDTGVLYALHSFDYEQFPDLQLQVMARDSGDPPLSSNVSLSLFVLDQNDNAPEILYPTLPTDGSTGVELAPRSAEPGYLVTKVVAVDRDSGQNAWLSYRLLKASEPGLFSVGLHTGEVSTARALMDRDALKQNLVVSVQDHGQPPLSATVTLTVAIADSIPDVLADLDNLESPSSSETSGLTLYLVVAVAAVSTVFLVFVLVLLALRLRRWHSLRLLRAGGPGLADVAASHFVGVDGVQAFLQTYSHEVSLTAGSRKSHLIFPQPNYADTLISQESCEKTEPLLPSGDSVFSKDNHALNQQAPPNTDWRFSQAQRPGTSGSQNGDETGTWPNNQFDTEMLQAMILASASEAADGSSTLGGGAGTMGLSARYGPQFTLQHVPDYRQNVYIPGSNATLTNAAGKRDGKAPAGGNGNKKKSGKKEKK